The following are encoded together in the Bombus affinis isolate iyBomAffi1 chromosome 6, iyBomAffi1.2, whole genome shotgun sequence genome:
- the LOC126917192 gene encoding RNA-binding protein cabeza-like isoform X3: MAAVTTVTIPVVAKTTINHKIKTVTRIVMAAEVVLEMVAVAIIVAVMVMEVEAVVAIIVIVLVEAMVEVKEEVVAVDMETAGDTVTALAVVTRGYGDRGGGNDGMVTQEDTIFVSGMDPSISEEEICQHFGAIGIIKHDKRTGKPKVWMYKDKNTGKSKGEATVTYDDQNAARSAIDWFDGKEFKGRTIKVQIAQHKSSWQGNRSGGSRGGGGRGRGSGGFGSRGGGGDRDDHHRGGGGDDRRDGGGRGGDWRCPNPECGNTNFAWRDQCNLCKSLKPEGAGSSSGGGRGNRGGDRGGRGGFRSDRGGRGGDRGGRGGFRGGDRGGRGGRGGPMRGGGGRGDRDRDRQRPY, translated from the exons ATGGCAGCGGTTACAACAGTTACAATTCCAGTGGTGGCCAAGACTACAATCAATCACAAAATCAAAACAGTTACCCGAATAGTTATGGCAGCGGAGGTGGTTCTGGAAATGGTAGCAGTAGCAATTATAGTGGCAGTTATGGTCATGGAGGTGGAGGCAGTGGTGGCTATAATCGTAATAGTTCTGGTGGAGGCTATGGTGGag GTCAAGGAGGAGGTGGTGGCAGTAGATATGGAGACCGCGGGGGATACAGTGACCGCTCTGGCGGTAGTTACAA GGGGCTACGGTGACCGCGGTGGTGGCAACGATGGGATGGTTACACAAGAAGATACTATTTTTGTATCTGGTATGGATCCTTCAATTTCGGAAGAAGAAATTTGTCAACATTTTGGAGCCATTGGTATTATCAAG CATGACAAGCGGACAGGAAAACCCAAAGTATGGATGTACAAAGATAAAAATACTGGTAAATCAAAAGGCGAAGCTACTGTGACTTACGATGATCAGAATGCTGCGCGTTCTGCGATAGACTGGTTTGATGGAAAAGAATTCAAAGGTCGAACTATAAAAGTACAAATTGCCCAGCACAAGAGCAGTTGGCAAGGTAATCGTAGTGGTGGAAGTCGTGGTGGAGGTGGTCGAGGTCGTGGAAGTGGTGGTTTTGGGAGCCGCGGAGGTGGTGGTGACAGAGATGATCATCAtcgtggtggtggtggtgatgaTCGACGTGATGGAGGTGGTCGTGGAGGAGATTGGAG GTGTCCTAATCCAGAATGTGGTAATACAAATTTTGCTTGGAGGGACCAGTGTAACCTTTGCAAAAGTCTAAAACCAGAAGGTGCTGGTAGTAGCAGTGGTGGTGGAAGAGGAAATCGTGGTGGCGATCGAGGTGGTCGAGGAGGCTTCAGAAGTGACAGGGGTGGTCGAGGTGGAGATAGGGGTGGCCGAGGAGGCTTCCGTGGTGGAGATAGGGGCGGAAGGGGCGGACGGGGCGGTCCAATGAGAGGCGGTGGAGG CCGAGGAGACAGAGATAGAGATCGTCAGCGCCCTTACTAA
- the LOC126917210 gene encoding probable Bax inhibitor 1 isoform X1, whose protein sequence is MAAVLNTFVNSFTKKLEPPVRQHLKNVYGCLSMSLLSAAGGVYIHMFSELLRTNLLTTLGTLGLLFTLINTPDNGKNQKLRLSYLLGFAFFSGLGLGPLLQLVISVNPTVIVTALIGTIVIFVSFSISSLLAERGRWLYLGGTLISLLNIMVLFSFVNLFLRWTIFYQAYLYIGLFLMCGFVIYDTQLIIEKYHMGSKDFILHSLDLFVDFVNIFRHFLVILTQKEILKDQRKRKD, encoded by the exons ATGGCAGCAGTATTGAACACATTTGTGAACTCTTTCACCAAGAAATT GGAACCTCCAGTTAGGCAACACTTGAAAAATGTCTATGGATGTCTGTCCATGTCATTGCTATCAGCTGCTGGAGGAGTTTACATTCACATGTTCTCAGAGCTCTTGCGAACCAATTTGTTAACGACCCTTGGTACATTGGGTCTGCTTTTTACCTTAATTAATACACCAGACAATGGAAAAAATCAAAAGTTACGACTTAGCTATCTCCTGGGATTTGCATTCTTTTCTGGGCTTGGTCTGGGTCCTTTACTTCAATTGGTTATAAGTGTCAATCCAACTGTTATAGTAACTGCCCTGATTG GAACAATTGTTATATTTGTATCATTCAGTATTTCCTCCCTTTTGGCTGAAAGAGGACGTTGGTTATATCTTGGTGGTACCTTAATTAGCTTGCTGAATATTATGGTTTTGTTTTCATTTGTCAATCTATTTTTACGTTGGACCATTTTCTACCAAGCCTATTTATATATTGGACTGTTTTTAATGTGTGGTTTTGTTATTTATGATACACAATTGATTATTGAAAAATACCACATGGGTAGCAAAGATTTCATTCTACATTCTCTAGATCTATTTGTAGATTTCGTCAACATTTTCCGTCACTTCCTCGTAATCCTTACACAGAAG GAAATATTAAAAGATCAACGTAAACGCAAAGATTAA
- the LOC126917192 gene encoding RNA-binding protein cabeza-like isoform X1: MTDTQYSNYQQQGYNQYSQPPPSGGQDTSYPPPSSSGGGGGYNQYSQPPPSSGSNYGSGYNSYNSSGGQDYNQSQNQNSYPNSYGSGGGSGNGSSSNYSGSYGHGGGGSGGYNRNSSGGGYGGGQGGGGGSRYGDRGGYSDRSGGSYNSGGGRGGYNKGGYGDRGGGNDGMVTQEDTIFVSGMDPSISEEEICQHFGAIGIIKHDKRTGKPKVWMYKDKNTGKSKGEATVTYDDQNAARSAIDWFDGKEFKGRTIKVQIAQHKSSWQGNRSGGSRGGGGRGRGSGGFGSRGGGGDRDDHHRGGGGDDRRDGGGRGGDWRCPNPECGNTNFAWRDQCNLCKSLKPEGAGSSSGGGRGNRGGDRGGRGGFRSDRGGRGGDRGGRGGFRGGDRGGRGGRGGPMRGGGGRGDRDRDRQRPY, translated from the exons ATGACGGATACCC AGTATTCGAATTATCAACAACAGGGGTACAATCAGTACAGTCAGCCACCACCTTCTGGTGGTCAAGATACTTCGTATCCACCACCTTCTAgcagtggtggtggtggtggctaCAATCAATATAGTCAACCACCACCAAGTAGTGGAAGCAATTATGGCAGCGGTTACAACAGTTACAATTCCAGTGGTGGCCAAGACTACAATCAATCACAAAATCAAAACAGTTACCCGAATAGTTATGGCAGCGGAGGTGGTTCTGGAAATGGTAGCAGTAGCAATTATAGTGGCAGTTATGGTCATGGAGGTGGAGGCAGTGGTGGCTATAATCGTAATAGTTCTGGTGGAGGCTATGGTGGag GTCAAGGAGGAGGTGGTGGCAGTAGATATGGAGACCGCGGGGGATACAGTGACCGCTCTGGCGGTAGTTACAA CAGTGGCGGTGGCCGTGGTGGTTATAACAAAG GGGGCTACGGTGACCGCGGTGGTGGCAACGATGGGATGGTTACACAAGAAGATACTATTTTTGTATCTGGTATGGATCCTTCAATTTCGGAAGAAGAAATTTGTCAACATTTTGGAGCCATTGGTATTATCAAG CATGACAAGCGGACAGGAAAACCCAAAGTATGGATGTACAAAGATAAAAATACTGGTAAATCAAAAGGCGAAGCTACTGTGACTTACGATGATCAGAATGCTGCGCGTTCTGCGATAGACTGGTTTGATGGAAAAGAATTCAAAGGTCGAACTATAAAAGTACAAATTGCCCAGCACAAGAGCAGTTGGCAAGGTAATCGTAGTGGTGGAAGTCGTGGTGGAGGTGGTCGAGGTCGTGGAAGTGGTGGTTTTGGGAGCCGCGGAGGTGGTGGTGACAGAGATGATCATCAtcgtggtggtggtggtgatgaTCGACGTGATGGAGGTGGTCGTGGAGGAGATTGGAG GTGTCCTAATCCAGAATGTGGTAATACAAATTTTGCTTGGAGGGACCAGTGTAACCTTTGCAAAAGTCTAAAACCAGAAGGTGCTGGTAGTAGCAGTGGTGGTGGAAGAGGAAATCGTGGTGGCGATCGAGGTGGTCGAGGAGGCTTCAGAAGTGACAGGGGTGGTCGAGGTGGAGATAGGGGTGGCCGAGGAGGCTTCCGTGGTGGAGATAGGGGCGGAAGGGGCGGACGGGGCGGTCCAATGAGAGGCGGTGGAGG CCGAGGAGACAGAGATAGAGATCGTCAGCGCCCTTACTAA
- the LOC126917210 gene encoding probable Bax inhibitor 1 isoform X2: MEPPVRQHLKNVYGCLSMSLLSAAGGVYIHMFSELLRTNLLTTLGTLGLLFTLINTPDNGKNQKLRLSYLLGFAFFSGLGLGPLLQLVISVNPTVIVTALIGTIVIFVSFSISSLLAERGRWLYLGGTLISLLNIMVLFSFVNLFLRWTIFYQAYLYIGLFLMCGFVIYDTQLIIEKYHMGSKDFILHSLDLFVDFVNIFRHFLVILTQKEILKDQRKRKD, encoded by the exons at GGAACCTCCAGTTAGGCAACACTTGAAAAATGTCTATGGATGTCTGTCCATGTCATTGCTATCAGCTGCTGGAGGAGTTTACATTCACATGTTCTCAGAGCTCTTGCGAACCAATTTGTTAACGACCCTTGGTACATTGGGTCTGCTTTTTACCTTAATTAATACACCAGACAATGGAAAAAATCAAAAGTTACGACTTAGCTATCTCCTGGGATTTGCATTCTTTTCTGGGCTTGGTCTGGGTCCTTTACTTCAATTGGTTATAAGTGTCAATCCAACTGTTATAGTAACTGCCCTGATTG GAACAATTGTTATATTTGTATCATTCAGTATTTCCTCCCTTTTGGCTGAAAGAGGACGTTGGTTATATCTTGGTGGTACCTTAATTAGCTTGCTGAATATTATGGTTTTGTTTTCATTTGTCAATCTATTTTTACGTTGGACCATTTTCTACCAAGCCTATTTATATATTGGACTGTTTTTAATGTGTGGTTTTGTTATTTATGATACACAATTGATTATTGAAAAATACCACATGGGTAGCAAAGATTTCATTCTACATTCTCTAGATCTATTTGTAGATTTCGTCAACATTTTCCGTCACTTCCTCGTAATCCTTACACAGAAG GAAATATTAAAAGATCAACGTAAACGCAAAGATTAA
- the LOC126917192 gene encoding RNA-binding protein cabeza-like isoform X2 → MTDTQYSNYQQQGYNQYSQPPPSGGQDTSYPPPSSSGGGGGYNQYSQPPPSSGSNYGSGYNSYNSSGGQDYNQSQNQNSYPNSYGSGGGSGNGSSSNYSGSYGHGGGGSGGYNRNSSGGGYGGGQGGGGGSRYGDRGGYSDRSGGSYNGGGRGGYNKGGYGDRGGGNDGMVTQEDTIFVSGMDPSISEEEICQHFGAIGIIKHDKRTGKPKVWMYKDKNTGKSKGEATVTYDDQNAARSAIDWFDGKEFKGRTIKVQIAQHKSSWQGNRSGGSRGGGGRGRGSGGFGSRGGGGDRDDHHRGGGGDDRRDGGGRGGDWRCPNPECGNTNFAWRDQCNLCKSLKPEGAGSSSGGGRGNRGGDRGGRGGFRSDRGGRGGDRGGRGGFRGGDRGGRGGRGGPMRGGGGRGDRDRDRQRPY, encoded by the exons ATGACGGATACCC AGTATTCGAATTATCAACAACAGGGGTACAATCAGTACAGTCAGCCACCACCTTCTGGTGGTCAAGATACTTCGTATCCACCACCTTCTAgcagtggtggtggtggtggctaCAATCAATATAGTCAACCACCACCAAGTAGTGGAAGCAATTATGGCAGCGGTTACAACAGTTACAATTCCAGTGGTGGCCAAGACTACAATCAATCACAAAATCAAAACAGTTACCCGAATAGTTATGGCAGCGGAGGTGGTTCTGGAAATGGTAGCAGTAGCAATTATAGTGGCAGTTATGGTCATGGAGGTGGAGGCAGTGGTGGCTATAATCGTAATAGTTCTGGTGGAGGCTATGGTGGag GTCAAGGAGGAGGTGGTGGCAGTAGATATGGAGACCGCGGGGGATACAGTGACCGCTCTGGCGGTAGTTACAA TGGCGGTGGCCGTGGTGGTTATAACAAAG GGGGCTACGGTGACCGCGGTGGTGGCAACGATGGGATGGTTACACAAGAAGATACTATTTTTGTATCTGGTATGGATCCTTCAATTTCGGAAGAAGAAATTTGTCAACATTTTGGAGCCATTGGTATTATCAAG CATGACAAGCGGACAGGAAAACCCAAAGTATGGATGTACAAAGATAAAAATACTGGTAAATCAAAAGGCGAAGCTACTGTGACTTACGATGATCAGAATGCTGCGCGTTCTGCGATAGACTGGTTTGATGGAAAAGAATTCAAAGGTCGAACTATAAAAGTACAAATTGCCCAGCACAAGAGCAGTTGGCAAGGTAATCGTAGTGGTGGAAGTCGTGGTGGAGGTGGTCGAGGTCGTGGAAGTGGTGGTTTTGGGAGCCGCGGAGGTGGTGGTGACAGAGATGATCATCAtcgtggtggtggtggtgatgaTCGACGTGATGGAGGTGGTCGTGGAGGAGATTGGAG GTGTCCTAATCCAGAATGTGGTAATACAAATTTTGCTTGGAGGGACCAGTGTAACCTTTGCAAAAGTCTAAAACCAGAAGGTGCTGGTAGTAGCAGTGGTGGTGGAAGAGGAAATCGTGGTGGCGATCGAGGTGGTCGAGGAGGCTTCAGAAGTGACAGGGGTGGTCGAGGTGGAGATAGGGGTGGCCGAGGAGGCTTCCGTGGTGGAGATAGGGGCGGAAGGGGCGGACGGGGCGGTCCAATGAGAGGCGGTGGAGG CCGAGGAGACAGAGATAGAGATCGTCAGCGCCCTTACTAA
- the LOC126917190 gene encoding uncharacterized protein LOC126917190: MKEMLTNQTSSGYSNPFVNNNGDSNSNNTNDNNTRRYAVLSTDWISAIGEELGMHPLPDSLLKRLAEDASYRLREVLHKCVTRLKHSKRKRLTSTDVNAVITNLCDVDPVLGAPESLPEYHTEAKVFVPNERIVNLVQKINDPLNISQTSVPFIQESEICDTRLTEARNNYAKRALKTLFNGSQKTFQVLINDCATNVHLSGEGVIDKLMSIARSMIISNNVQYTRVSTRTCQLIIAIASNSEAVYPYHLTSVDKLTELLLELLLGQSFINPNLEALFKDCTLKLMLRWPSTADKYIPMLENALLKEEKVDINGNKKNILVMELLASIQPLMLFQQEIGSPLSIHTILKFALPGSILWQKIALSICALIKSQAHTLDIEAFMEHYGDSLLPYLPLRYKSTVNGYEKPISLPITVKSKIKYVKVRPVISNRLLWDRQTAFPDSTLRGPRREIRFAFAGGRPVPSSNLRRVSLRANYQILRSELQATLALVASRRLLVLKDKRKRSFDIYNLLYGYL; the protein is encoded by the exons ATGAAAGAGATGTTAACAAATCAAACTAGTTCAGGATATAGTAACcctttcgttaataataatggAGACAGCAACAGTAACAATACAAACGATAATAATACAAGGAGATATGCTGTTCTTAGTACAGACTGGATATCTGCAATTGGAGAAGAACTGGGAATGCATCCTTTACCAGATTCTTTATTAAAAAGACTCGCAGAAGATGCCTCGTATAGACTTAGAGAAGTTCTACAT AAATGTGTAACAAGATTAAAACATAGCAAAAGAAAACGTCTAACGTCTACAGATGTAAACGCTGTGATTACCAATTTATGTGATGTAGATCCAGTATTAGGAGCACCAGAATCTCTACCAGAGTACCATACAGAAGCAAAAGTCTTTGTTCCTAATGAACGTATTGTTAATTTAGTACAAAAAATAAATGATCCACTTAATATATCGCAAACTAGTGTACCCTTCATTCAAG AATCAGAAATATGTGATACTAGACTAACAGAAGCAAGAAATAATTATGCAAAACGCGCATTAAAAACATTATTTAATGGATCTCAGAAAACATTTCAG GTTCTAATTAATGATTGTGCCACTAATGTTCATTTGAGTGGGGAAGGAGTAATTGATAAATTAATGTCTATTGCTAGATCTATGATAATTTCAAATAATGTGCAATACACAAGAGTATCAACAAGAACATGCCAACTTATTATTGCAATTGCAAGCAACAGTGAAGCTGTTTATCCATATCACTTAACTTCG gTTGATAAGTTAACTGAATTGTTATTGGAATTACTTTTAGGACAGAGTTTCATAAATCCAAACCTTGAAGCACTCTTTAAAGATTGCACGCTAAAATTAATGCTTCGTTGGCCATCTACTGCTgataa ATATATCCCTATGTTGGAGAATGCACTCTTAAAGGAAGAAAAGGTAGATATAAATGGtaataaaaaaaacattttgGTTATGGAGCTACTAGCTAGTATTCAGCCTTTGATGCTTTTTCAACAAGAGATAGGCTCTCCACTCTCAATACATACTATTTTAAAATTTGCCTTACCTGGTTCTATTCTGTGGCAAAAGATAGCT CTTAGTATTTGTGCTCTTATAAAATCACAAGCTCATACTTTAGATATTGAAGCTTTCATGGAACATTATGGAGATTCTTTACTACCATACTTACCACTTCGTTATAAAAGTACAGTAAATGGTTATGAAAAACCTATTTCTCTTCCTATTACTgtcaaaagtaaaataaaatacgtTAAAGTTAGGCCAGTAATAAGTAATCGGCTGTTATGGGATCGACAAACAGCATTTCCTGATTCTACATTACGAGGTCCACGACGAGAAATAAG ATTTGCCTTCGCCGGTGGACGACCAGTACCATCTAGTAATTTAAGGCGTGTTAGTTTGAGAGCAAATTATCAGATTTTAAGAAGTGAACTACAAGCTACGCTTGCTCTAGTAGCATCACGAAGGTTATTAGTACTTAAAGATAAAAGAAAGAGATCATTCGATATTTATAATCTATTATACGgttatttataa
- the LOC126917209 gene encoding mediator of RNA polymerase II transcription subunit 19: MMMGDQFRSKVEQYSPKSSPRGARSPVVSRQDSTGTLKTTISLGKNPSIVHSGPFYLMKEPPGESELTGATNLMTYYGLEHSYSKFSGKKLKEQLSSFLPNLPGIIDRPGHLDNSSLRSVIEKPPIGGKDLIPLTSVQLAGFRLHPGPLPEQYRYVNQAPQRKHKNKHKKHKHKPGEVPSGQEATATDIGGSDTHEKKHKKQKRHDEEKEARKKRKKEKKRKKQKHSPEYSGGLTPSQHSNS; the protein is encoded by the exons ATGATGATGGGCGATCAGTTTCGTAGCAAAGTGGAGCAATACTCACCAAAGTCATCACCCAGGGGTGCACGATCCCCTGTTGTTTCACGTCAAGATTCAACGGGGACTCTTAAGACAACCATTTCCCTGGGTAAAAATCCTTCCATTGTACACAGTGGGCCATTTTACTTGATGAAGGAACCCCCAG gAGAAAGTGAACTCACTGGGGCAACAAATTTAATGACCTATTATGGGCTAGAACATTCTTATAGCAAATTTAGTGGGAAAAAACTAAAAGAAcaactttcatcgtttcttccaAATTTACCTGGAATTATAGATAGACCTGGTCATTTGGATAATAG TTCATTAAGATCTGTAATTGAAAAGCCTCCAATAGGAGGAAAAGATTTAATACCACTAACCAGTGTTCAGTTAGCTGGTTTTCGTTTACATCCTGGTCCT ctACCGGAGCAATATCGTTATGTTAATCAAGCTCCACAAAGAAAACACaaaaataaacataaaaaaCATAAACATAAACCAGGAGAAGTACCTAGTGGTCAAGAGGCAACAGCAACAGATATTGGCGGTTCAGATACCCATGAGAAAAAGCATAAAAAGCAAAAACGACATGATGAAGAGAAAGAAGCTAGAAAAAAgcgtaagaaagagaaaaagagaaaaaaacaaAAACACAGCCCTGAATATAGTGGTGGTTTAACACCATCTCAGCATTCCAATTCGTGA
- the LOC126917193 gene encoding prohormone-2-like, which translates to MCDWVWLLTLYSLFVVAQPLPTNLAEDAKKTEQTMRPKPKRAQEMLMYGNQQNRQPENKPSSSYSSTVEKRTLAASGLGGLKAALTEKEKPSHSNAPNNALYDRDSFSPFDRNYEGYGKILMNEFGYDMPQWDVPSYSRYYLNDDRRKRSEKSTVTGSTTMKPSTTTSFQSPTSTQQSMQVQVKRSVPTYQEPRFKRELDIDPQDVLTLLSLWENERHKRNWHKYMNDEYENVDDEDNLLEEEDARNIIPWMDSSAYPPRHYSVESLSPADIGIVRTHPSSYYEQYENQYGQQYDATSQYGSPQFGLVYPQQTYYNTPEKRFMVSRKRSQTYDPYSSATQFQINPQSRGYPYQHHLIY; encoded by the exons ATGTGTGACTGGGTGTGGTTACTAACTCTATATTCCCTCTTCGTGGTAGCACAACCTTTGCCAACAAATCTGGCAGAGGATGCAAAGAAGACTGAACAAACAATGAGACCAAAAC CTAAACGGGCACAGGAAATGTTGATGTACGGCAACCAACAGAATCGTCAGCCGGAGAATAAACCAAGCTCATCTTATTCGTCTACCGTGGAAAAGA GAACTCTAGCTGCATCAGGACTAGGTGGATTGAAAGCAGCCCTTACCGAGAAAGAAAAACCATCTCATTCTAATGCACCTAACAACGCTCTCTACGACCGTGATTCCTTTTCTCCATTTGATAGAAATTACGA GGGATATGGAAAAATCCTGATGAACGAATTTGGATATGACATGCCTCAATGGGATGTTCCGTCGTATTCTCGTTACTACTTGAACGATGATCGTCGGAAGAGATCCGAGAAATCAACAGTCACCGGATCTACCACCATGAAACCGTCCACGACCACCTCCTTCCAGTCTCCAACATCTACTCAGCAATCTATGCAGGTGCAAGTAAAGAGAAG CGTCCCGACTTATCAGGAACCACGATTTAAGAGAGAATTGGATATTGACCCGCAAGATGTTTTAACACTCCTCTCCCTCTGGGAAAATGAACGCCACAAGcg AAACTggcataaatatatgaacgaTGAATATGAAAATGTAGACGATGAAGACAACCTTCTTGAAGAAGAAGATGCTCGAAACA TCATTCCTTGGATGGATTCTTCGGCGTACCCCCCTCGACATTACAGCGTAGAGTCTTTATCACCGGCAGATATTGGAATCGTTCGTACTCATCCATCCAGTTATTACGAACAATACGAGAATCAGTACGGGCAACAATATGATGCGACTTCTCAATACGGCAGTCCTCAGTTTGGTTTGGTTTATCCTCAACAGACTTACTATAATACCCCCGAGAAAAGGTTTATGGTCTCCAGGAAACGCTCGCAG ACGTACGATCCTTACTCCAGCGCGACTCAGTTTCAAATAAATCCCCAATCACGGGGATATCCATACCAACACCACCTGATCTACTAA